A window of Candidatus Cetobacterium colombiensis contains these coding sequences:
- a CDS encoding GspE/PulE family protein: MEENIYFKREVFEIKDFTDLNYNKEDILVYINNLIFQSIKESVSDIHIEFKEKIVKIRIRIDGILSEYSELEKNFGLKLITKIKLMSELDIGEKRLPQDGRFKGKYKNEKIDFRVSFIPTIFGERCVVRILKNNISKTTLNELGFQEDNLIKLKEFLKRKNGLLIFCGPTGSGKTTTLYSIVNYLSDEKLNIITIEDPIEYQFPNINQIQCKNEIGLNFSNVLRSVLRQDPDVILVGEIRDKETAEIALMASLTGHLVITTLHTKNAISAVDRLINFGIDKFVISVAINAIQSQRLVRKICPVCNGKGNKECCKNGFKGREVVEEIIFFNDEIRKVILNGDTKKLENYLKENNFKNLIDIGMVKVNKNITTLEEVKKECLI; encoded by the coding sequence ATGGAAGAAAATATTTATTTTAAAAGAGAAGTTTTTGAAATAAAAGATTTTACAGATTTAAATTATAACAAGGAAGATATTTTAGTTTATATCAACAATTTAATTTTTCAAAGCATAAAAGAAAGTGTTTCGGATATCCATATAGAATTTAAGGAAAAAATTGTAAAAATTAGAATTCGTATTGATGGAATATTAAGTGAATATTCTGAATTAGAAAAAAATTTTGGTTTAAAATTAATAACAAAGATAAAATTGATGAGTGAACTTGATATAGGAGAAAAACGTTTACCACAAGATGGAAGATTTAAAGGTAAATATAAAAATGAAAAAATAGATTTTAGAGTTTCTTTTATTCCAACAATTTTTGGTGAACGTTGTGTTGTAAGAATTCTTAAAAACAATATATCTAAAACCACTTTAAATGAATTAGGTTTTCAAGAAGATAATTTAATCAAATTAAAAGAATTCTTAAAAAGAAAAAATGGTTTATTAATTTTTTGTGGTCCAACAGGTAGTGGAAAAACAACAACACTTTATTCTATAGTTAATTATTTAAGTGATGAAAAATTAAATATAATAACAATAGAAGATCCAATAGAATATCAATTTCCAAATATAAATCAAATTCAATGTAAAAATGAAATAGGTTTAAATTTTTCGAATGTCTTAAGAAGTGTTTTAAGACAAGACCCAGATGTAATTTTAGTAGGGGAAATAAGAGATAAAGAAACTGCAGAAATAGCACTAATGGCTTCTTTAACAGGGCATTTAGTAATAACAACACTACATACGAAAAATGCTATATCTGCTGTAGATAGATTAATAAACTTTGGAATAGATAAATTTGTAATATCAGTAGCAATAAATGCTATTCAAAGTCAACGATTAGTAAGAAAAATTTGTCCTGTATGTAACGGTAAAGGAAATAAAGAATGTTGTAAAAATGGTTTTAAAGGTCGAGAAGTAGTAGAGGAGATAATATTTTTTAATGATGAAATTAGAAAAGTAATTTTAAATGGAGATACTAAAAAATTAGAAAATTACTTAAAAGAAAATAATTTTAAAAATCTGATAGATATAGGTATGGTAAAAGTAAACAAAAATATTACTACTTTAGAAGAAGTGAAAAAAGAGTGTTTAATATGA
- a CDS encoding Jag family protein: MENIIEIKASSREIAIARAIKILEVTADQVVQVTELEKPKSFFGFFAKDGLYKIEVSREVETEKIEISGLEKPTEAVKKTETNIEAKQEKQEIKKELKENREKEIIRLSQELLNKMGLDLKVEILRLEGKNCIINLFGEDNGIIIGKKGKTLNSYEYLLNTLIKDVRIDVDVEGFKEKRNVTLRDLARKMSEKAMKTSKPIKLNPMPPRERKIIHEVVNKYSELDTYSEGKDPKRYIVIRRKK; encoded by the coding sequence ATGGAAAATATAATTGAAATCAAAGCGAGCAGTAGAGAAATTGCCATTGCTAGAGCTATAAAAATATTGGAGGTTACTGCTGATCAAGTTGTTCAAGTTACTGAATTAGAGAAGCCTAAATCATTCTTTGGTTTTTTTGCTAAAGATGGATTATATAAAATTGAAGTTAGCAGAGAAGTGGAAACTGAAAAGATTGAGATTTCAGGTTTAGAAAAACCAACAGAAGCTGTTAAAAAAACAGAAACTAATATTGAAGCTAAGCAAGAAAAACAAGAAATAAAAAAAGAATTAAAAGAAAATAGAGAAAAAGAAATTATAAGACTATCTCAAGAATTATTAAATAAAATGGGATTAGACTTAAAAGTTGAAATTTTAAGATTAGAGGGTAAAAACTGTATTATAAACCTTTTTGGTGAAGATAATGGAATTATTATTGGAAAAAAAGGAAAAACATTAAATAGCTATGAATATCTATTAAATACTTTAATAAAAGATGTGAGAATAGATGTTGATGTAGAAGGATTTAAAGAAAAAAGAAATGTAACTTTAAGAGATTTAGCAAGAAAAATGTCTGAAAAGGCTATGAAAACATCTAAACCTATAAAATTAAATCCAATGCCACCAAGAGAAAGAAAAATTATACATGAAGTTGTTAATAAATATTCTGAATTAGATACTTATAGTGAAGGTAAAGACCCGAAAAGATATATTGTTATTAGAAGAAAGAAGTAG
- a CDS encoding prepilin peptidase, whose product MVKFIIYVFIVIILLQIIFKDIKEKIISNKSNLLLLVLGILLGVLENNLYQRFLGSAVYTLPFIFIYSYGSDFLNKECMGVGDIKLIMNIGFLLKFQSFYKILLFINISFIIPLLFIFLKYLLTRKISNEIAFGPFLVLSFILILILEKYGI is encoded by the coding sequence ATGGTCAAATTTATAATTTATGTCTTTATAGTTATAATTTTACTGCAAATAATTTTTAAGGATATTAAGGAAAAAATTATTTCTAATAAAAGTAATTTATTACTTTTAGTTTTAGGAATTCTATTGGGAGTATTAGAGAATAATTTATATCAAAGATTCTTAGGAAGTGCGGTTTATACGCTTCCATTTATTTTTATTTATTCATATGGAAGTGATTTTCTTAATAAAGAATGCATGGGAGTAGGAGATATAAAGTTAATAATGAATATAGGATTTTTATTAAAATTTCAAAGTTTTTATAAAATATTATTGTTTATAAACATAAGTTTTATAATTCCATTATTATTTATTTTTTTAAAGTATCTTTTGACTAGAAAAATAAGTAATGAGATAGCATTTGGACCATTTTTAGTTTTATCTTTTATTTTAATTTTAATTTTGGAGAAATATGGAATCTAG
- a CDS encoding type II secretion system protein GspD — translation MIYKIIIFLILIALKTFSIETYPKELDLKDIPIVDLFAHLSKYSKYTIIGDSYVKDISVDGYFKMGSSIDDILKTVELTYGLTRVKNGNTLIFRNRKSENKEILFGKIYDKNTNKEVKGIKIILKRRETIESYSGNYGEYLIDSVVKGTYFISVLSDDYTYSGDFLEIKDGINKFDFYVERKNLKYSKNIPQERQQKNKKDDIIEHILLENLNHQEIEKIVKQTFEESLKVSVSPSSNSIVLFGKGESVYSAKELVRKLDKRKKQVRVTAEIIDIKENLFEDLGFNWAYDSQGKLSDKNSGIYLETLISGTIDGLGDIMGTSINFVSKFNSGRDVLDLTLNLLETTQDLTVNALPSIILLNGEVGTLKMTEEVIVGQDKEENTDNDTVTYTPIFKEAGIILKVLPFIKEDNSVYLDINLEASDFKLKKSLKPSDVNSGTFNADGGSKVSRNLETKVRLKNNDVILIGGLKRKIDQKIDNKVPVLSEIPGVGILFKSKSSRLEHTDLYIKLKAEVIEEI, via the coding sequence ATGATATATAAAATAATAATATTTTTAATACTAATAGCTTTAAAAACCTTTTCTATTGAGACTTATCCTAAGGAATTGGATTTAAAAGATATTCCAATTGTAGATTTATTTGCTCATTTATCCAAATACTCTAAATATACAATTATAGGTGATTCATATGTAAAAGACATATCAGTTGATGGTTATTTTAAAATGGGTTCATCAATTGATGATATATTAAAAACAGTAGAATTAACATATGGTTTAACGAGAGTAAAAAATGGAAATACTTTAATTTTTAGAAATAGAAAATCAGAAAACAAAGAAATACTTTTTGGAAAAATTTATGATAAAAATACAAATAAAGAAGTAAAAGGAATAAAAATAATTTTAAAAAGAAGAGAGACAATAGAATCTTATTCTGGTAATTATGGAGAATACTTAATTGATAGTGTAGTAAAAGGAACCTATTTTATTTCAGTTCTTTCAGATGATTATACATATAGTGGAGATTTTTTAGAAATAAAAGATGGTATAAATAAATTTGATTTTTATGTAGAAAGAAAAAATTTAAAATACTCTAAAAATATCCCTCAAGAAAGGCAACAAAAAAACAAAAAAGATGATATAATAGAACATATTTTGTTAGAAAATTTAAATCATCAAGAGATAGAAAAAATTGTAAAACAAACTTTTGAAGAGAGTTTAAAAGTTTCAGTTAGTCCAAGTAGTAATTCAATTGTTCTTTTTGGAAAAGGAGAATCAGTTTATTCTGCAAAAGAGTTAGTAAGAAAATTAGATAAAAGAAAAAAGCAAGTAAGAGTAACTGCAGAGATAATAGATATTAAAGAAAATCTTTTTGAAGATTTAGGATTCAATTGGGCTTATGATAGTCAAGGAAAATTATCAGATAAAAATAGTGGAATTTATTTAGAAACACTTATTTCTGGAACAATTGATGGTTTAGGTGATATAATGGGAACTTCTATTAATTTTGTGAGTAAATTCAATAGTGGACGAGATGTTTTAGATTTAACTTTAAATTTATTAGAAACAACTCAAGATTTAACAGTAAATGCTTTACCTTCTATAATATTATTAAATGGAGAAGTTGGAACTTTAAAAATGACAGAAGAAGTTATTGTAGGACAAGATAAAGAAGAGAATACTGATAATGATACAGTTACCTACACTCCTATATTTAAAGAGGCAGGAATAATTTTAAAAGTTTTACCTTTTATAAAAGAAGATAATAGTGTTTATTTAGATATAAATTTAGAAGCTAGTGATTTTAAATTAAAGAAATCATTAAAACCAAGTGATGTTAATTCTGGAACTTTTAATGCAGATGGAGGTTCAAAAGTATCTAGAAATTTAGAAACAAAAGTTCGGTTAAAAAATAATGATGTTATTTTAATTGGTGGATTAAAAAGAAAAATAGACCAAAAAATAGATAATAAAGTTCCTGTATTAAGTGAAATTCCGGGAGTTGGAATTTTATTTAAAAGTAAATCAAGTAGATTAGAACATACAGATTTATATATAAAACTAAAAGCTGAAGTGATAGAGGAGATTTAA
- a CDS encoding histidinol-phosphatase HisJ family protein: MIISDYHIHSNFSGDSVEDLKKICDKAINLGIQEIAITDHMDLDVIGISNSLDFRLNLEEYVPTILKLKDLYKKDLDIKLGMEFGIQRHLGIKGDEIIKKFPFDFIISSVHSVDKLLLDQKEFWEGKTREEAHDKYFLEILKSIESFNQFSIQGHLDFITRYGGIDKKGFIDYIRYQDIIDEILKKLISKGKGIEINTSGIRYNENRFYPCDDIVKRYFKLGGEIITIGSDSHKASDIGKDFKKTYDFLESIGVKYISSFDLLDVSFKKIK; the protein is encoded by the coding sequence TTGATTATAAGTGATTATCATATTCATAGTAATTTTTCAGGAGATAGTGTAGAAGACTTGAAAAAAATTTGTGATAAAGCAATAAATCTTGGAATTCAAGAGATAGCAATAACTGATCATATGGACTTAGATGTAATTGGAATATCGAATAGTTTAGATTTTAGATTAAATTTAGAAGAGTATGTTCCGACAATTTTGAAACTAAAAGATTTATACAAAAAAGATTTGGATATAAAATTGGGGATGGAGTTTGGAATTCAAAGACATTTAGGAATTAAAGGAGATGAAATTATAAAAAAATTTCCATTTGATTTTATAATTTCATCTGTTCATAGTGTAGATAAATTACTTTTAGATCAAAAAGAATTTTGGGAAGGAAAAACAAGAGAAGAAGCTCATGATAAATATTTTTTAGAAATTTTAAAAAGCATTGAAAGTTTCAACCAGTTTAGCATTCAAGGACATCTTGATTTTATTACAAGATATGGAGGCATTGACAAAAAAGGATTTATAGATTATATAAGATACCAAGATATAATTGATGAAATCTTAAAAAAACTTATTTCTAAGGGAAAGGGAATAGAAATAAATACATCTGGTATAAGATACAATGAAAATAGATTTTACCCGTGTGATGATATTGTAAAAAGATATTTTAAATTGGGTGGAGAAATAATAACAATTGGTTCAGATTCACATAAAGCATCAGATATAGGAAAAGATTTTAAAAAAACTTATGATTTTTTAGAGAGTATAGGAGTAAAATATATCTCATCCTTTGATTTACTTGATGTATCTTTTAAAAAAATAAAATAA
- a CDS encoding type II secretion system F family protein — protein sequence MKFYRCQIVDKSGVEKEKIYFEKNKKELIKKNFFEEEKLVEILESNFKKKIKEAELKDFYLKVGRLTNAGVSLIKTIEFQKNTCRNLTLKFKIFNLFERLERGEDIYYVLKDEKLIKETELLIIYVCENTGKIGDGFLKIAYLKEKKEKLKKDFKVAISYPLFILFISTIILLLIFYIVVPNFKMLYELNPNNLPILTKIILKIEYILSEYPYTMLLMNCVIFFCIKFFNLKKYILRFSFIKKFLLNKYIISILDNLSLLLEAGVSIDKSIEIILDNIDNTYLKNKMYILRNIKKGETLSQSLKKLNILSNEEMDMIKVGEESGTLEKILKEIASIREENFNKKVKLLLKLIEPILLLIIGIIISIFVIGLYLPILNLNEVLEI from the coding sequence ATGAAATTTTATAGATGTCAAATTGTTGATAAAAGTGGAGTAGAAAAAGAGAAAATATATTTTGAAAAAAATAAAAAAGAATTAATAAAGAAAAATTTTTTTGAAGAAGAAAAATTAGTTGAAATATTAGAAAGTAATTTTAAAAAGAAAATAAAAGAAGCTGAGTTAAAAGATTTTTATTTAAAAGTTGGTCGACTAACTAATGCAGGAGTTTCTTTAATAAAAACTATAGAATTTCAAAAAAATACGTGCAGAAATTTAACTTTAAAATTTAAAATTTTTAATCTTTTTGAAAGACTTGAAAGAGGGGAGGATATATATTATGTTTTGAAAGATGAGAAGCTTATAAAAGAGACGGAATTATTAATAATTTATGTTTGTGAAAATACTGGAAAAATAGGAGATGGTTTTTTAAAAATAGCTTATTTAAAAGAAAAGAAAGAAAAATTAAAAAAAGATTTTAAGGTAGCAATATCATATCCATTATTTATTTTATTTATATCGACAATAATATTACTTTTAATTTTTTATATCGTAGTTCCTAATTTTAAAATGTTATACGAATTAAATCCAAATAATTTACCAATATTAACAAAAATAATTTTAAAAATTGAATATATATTATCAGAATATCCTTACACAATGTTATTAATGAATTGTGTAATTTTTTTTTGTATTAAATTTTTTAACTTAAAAAAATATATATTAAGATTTTCATTTATAAAGAAATTTTTGTTAAATAAATACATAATAAGTATTTTAGATAACTTATCATTATTACTTGAAGCAGGAGTTTCTATTGATAAGAGCATAGAAATAATTTTAGATAATATAGATAATACATATTTAAAGAATAAAATGTATATACTAAGAAATATAAAAAAAGGAGAAACTCTATCTCAAAGTTTAAAAAAATTAAATATTTTATCAAACGAAGAAATGGACATGATAAAAGTTGGAGAAGAAAGCGGTACCTTAGAAAAAATCTTAAAAGAGATTGCTTCAATAAGAGAAGAGAATTTTAATAAAAAAGTAAAACTTTTATTAAAATTAATAGAACCTATTTTATTATTGATAATAGGAATAATAATAAGTATTTTTGTTATTGGGTTATATTTACCAATTTTAAATCTAAATGAAGTATTAGAAATTTAG
- the mnmG gene encoding tRNA uridine-5-carboxymethylaminomethyl(34) synthesis enzyme MnmG — protein MSFKYDVIVVGGGHAGVEAALASARLNRNTLLFTLSLDNIGMMSCNPSIGGPGKSNLVAEIDVLGGEMGRHTDQYNLQLKHLNTSKGPAARITRGQADKFLYRTKMKTLLEETENLEIMQDSVDELIIENETIRGVRTALGIEYLSETVVLATGTFLKGRIVIGDIKYPAGRMGENSAEKLSDSLIENGIYLERYQTATPPRIDKRTVDFSVMKPLYGEEHPRYFSIYTRKEKNNVVPTWLTHTSEETLNVTKEMLKFSPIVSGIIETHGPRHCPSLDRKVLNFPDKYDHQIFLELESSESNELYVNGLTTAMPPFAQEAMLKSIKGLENAKIMRYGYAVEYDYAPASQLYPSLESKKIKGLYFAGQINGTSGYEEAATQGFIAGVNAARKTLEKQPIIFDRSEGYIGVLVDDIIHKKTPEPYRVLPSRSEYRLTLRFDNGFMRLLDKAEEIGIVSKDKIEYLKQCKADVYNEIQKIKETKVPMKDANELLEKKGAEQRLTKGVQASELLKFKEVSYDDLAHLLHIPEYPEFVKNQIETMIKYEIFIEREREQIERFKRLEALTIPEDFDFDTVTGISNIAKAGLKEIKPLSIGEASRISGVTGNDIALLLATLKN, from the coding sequence ATGAGTTTTAAATACGATGTAATTGTTGTTGGAGGCGGACACGCAGGTGTTGAAGCAGCTTTAGCAAGTGCTAGATTAAATAGAAATACATTATTATTTACTTTATCTCTAGACAATATAGGAATGATGTCTTGTAATCCATCTATAGGTGGACCAGGAAAAAGTAACTTAGTAGCTGAAATAGATGTTCTGGGTGGAGAAATGGGAAGACACACGGATCAGTATAATCTTCAGTTAAAGCATTTAAATACAAGTAAAGGACCTGCTGCAAGAATAACAAGAGGACAAGCAGATAAGTTTTTATACAGAACAAAAATGAAAACTTTGCTAGAGGAAACTGAAAATTTAGAAATAATGCAAGATAGTGTTGATGAGCTTATTATAGAAAATGAAACTATAAGAGGGGTAAGAACGGCACTAGGAATAGAATATTTATCTGAAACAGTTGTATTGGCAACAGGAACATTTTTAAAAGGTAGAATCGTAATAGGAGATATTAAATATCCTGCAGGAAGAATGGGAGAAAACTCTGCAGAAAAATTATCAGATAGTCTTATAGAAAATGGTATTTATTTAGAGAGATATCAGACAGCTACTCCTCCAAGAATAGATAAAAGAACTGTTGATTTTTCTGTTATGAAACCATTGTATGGTGAAGAACACCCAAGATATTTTTCAATTTATACTAGAAAAGAAAAAAATAATGTTGTTCCAACTTGGTTAACACATACTTCAGAGGAAACATTAAATGTGACAAAAGAGATGTTAAAATTTTCTCCAATTGTATCTGGAATTATAGAAACTCATGGACCTAGACATTGTCCATCTTTAGATAGAAAGGTTTTAAATTTTCCAGATAAATATGATCATCAGATATTTTTAGAATTAGAATCAAGTGAATCAAATGAACTTTATGTAAATGGTTTAACAACAGCAATGCCACCTTTTGCTCAAGAAGCTATGTTAAAATCAATAAAGGGCTTGGAGAATGCTAAAATAATGAGATATGGTTATGCAGTTGAATATGATTATGCTCCAGCATCTCAATTGTATCCTAGTTTAGAAAGTAAGAAAATAAAAGGATTATATTTTGCAGGACAAATAAATGGAACTTCAGGTTATGAAGAGGCGGCAACTCAAGGATTTATTGCAGGAGTTAATGCAGCAAGAAAAACGTTAGAGAAGCAACCAATAATTTTTGATAGAAGTGAAGGATATATTGGTGTTTTAGTTGATGATATAATTCATAAAAAGACCCCAGAGCCTTATAGAGTACTTCCTTCAAGATCAGAATATAGATTAACGTTAAGATTCGATAATGGATTTATGAGGCTTTTAGATAAAGCTGAAGAGATTGGAATTGTTTCTAAAGATAAAATAGAATATTTAAAACAATGTAAAGCAGATGTTTATAATGAAATTCAAAAAATAAAAGAAACAAAAGTTCCAATGAAAGATGCTAATGAACTTTTAGAAAAAAAAGGTGCAGAACAAAGATTAACAAAAGGAGTTCAAGCAAGTGAATTACTTAAATTCAAAGAAGTATCTTATGATGATTTAGCTCACTTATTACATATTCCAGAATATCCTGAATTTGTAAAAAATCAAATAGAAACTATGATAAAATATGAAATTTTTATTGAAAGAGAAAGAGAGCAAATTGAAAGATTTAAAAGATTAGAAGCTTTAACAATTCCTGAAGATTTTGATTTTGATACAGTAACAGGAATTTCTAACATTGCAAAAGCTGGTTTAAAAGAAATAAAACCACTTTCTATAGGAGAAGCATCTAGAATAAGTGGAGTAACAGGTAATGATATTGCATTATTATTAGCAACTTTAAAAAATTAG
- a CDS encoding prepilin-type N-terminal cleavage/methylation domain-containing protein, translating to MNINKKNRGLTFLETIVSIAIILIVSSFLFYKIIDYNEKKDLQINRHLIQNIFIKYTNKSFYQKRRYLLEMDLKNKILVVKNQNNEIIEKFNFPLKLKYEIPYENIRNPYFKVETTKTGNLSKAFTLYIFGYKEQVENRIAFYTFQKEKILKLNIYLNQNVKNIYYKNIIEYHYSQDGQNRIGWVEEE from the coding sequence ATGAACATAAATAAAAAAAACAGAGGACTAACTTTTTTAGAGACAATAGTAAGTATTGCTATTATTTTGATAGTTAGTTCTTTTTTATTTTATAAAATAATTGATTATAATGAAAAAAAAGATTTACAAATTAATAGGCACTTAATTCAAAATATTTTTATAAAATATACGAATAAATCATTTTATCAAAAAAGAAGATACTTATTAGAAATGGATTTAAAAAATAAAATATTGGTTGTAAAAAATCAAAATAATGAAATAATAGAAAAGTTTAATTTTCCTTTAAAATTGAAATACGAAATTCCATATGAGAATATAAGAAATCCTTATTTTAAAGTTGAAACAACTAAAACTGGAAATTTAAGTAAAGCTTTTACTCTTTATATTTTTGGTTATAAAGAACAAGTTGAAAATAGAATAGCTTTTTATACTTTTCAAAAAGAGAAAATTTTAAAACTAAATATTTATTTAAATCAAAATGTAAAAAATATATATTATAAAAATATAATAGAATACCATTACTCTCAAGATGGTCAAAATCGTATTGGATGGGTGGAAGAAGAATGA
- the mnmE gene encoding tRNA uridine-5-carboxymethylaminomethyl(34) synthesis GTPase MnmE, whose product MFDTIAAISTPRGEGGIGIVRMSGSDSLCILTKIFKPVSKKEVSELRNFSINYGHLYDGENIIDEVLVSIMKGPNTYTKEDIVEINCHGGFLITEKVLELVLTKGARIAELGEFTRRAFLNGRLDLTQAEAVIDLIHGKTDKSISLSLNQLRGDLKEQIEILKKQLLDVSAHVNVVLDYPEEGIDDPLPDDLVDNLHNVVSTTDALIKSYNKGKMIKEGVKTAIVGKPNVGKSSLLNSILREERAIVTHIAGTTRDIIEEVINLNGIPLVLVDTAGIRKTDDLVENIGVEKSKELIDKADLVLFVVDNSRELDEEDLKIHERIDADKVIGLINKTDVDSKLDITPLTKIKKWIKISALEKIGIDSMEKEIYNYVVSGQVEDSSQKLVITNVRHKSALEKTKQAVENIFETIDMGLPMDLIAVDLKEALDSLSEVTGEISNEDLLDHIFSNFCVGK is encoded by the coding sequence ATGTTTGATACTATTGCAGCTATTTCAACTCCAAGAGGAGAAGGTGGAATAGGAATTGTTAGAATGTCTGGAAGTGATTCTTTATGTATACTAACAAAAATATTTAAACCTGTATCAAAAAAAGAAGTTAGTGAATTAAGAAATTTTAGTATTAATTATGGCCATCTTTATGACGGAGAAAATATAATTGATGAAGTTTTAGTTTCGATAATGAAAGGACCAAATACTTATACTAAAGAAGATATTGTTGAAATTAACTGTCATGGTGGATTTTTAATAACTGAAAAAGTATTGGAATTGGTTTTAACAAAAGGAGCTAGAATAGCTGAACTTGGAGAGTTTACAAGAAGAGCTTTCTTAAATGGAAGATTAGATTTAACTCAAGCAGAAGCTGTAATAGATTTAATTCATGGAAAAACTGATAAAAGTATTTCACTATCTTTAAATCAACTTAGAGGAGATTTAAAGGAACAAATAGAAATTTTAAAGAAACAATTATTAGATGTTTCTGCACACGTTAATGTAGTTTTAGATTATCCTGAAGAGGGAATAGATGATCCTTTACCAGATGATTTAGTTGATAATTTACATAATGTAGTTAGTACAACAGATGCTTTAATCAAATCATACAATAAGGGTAAGATGATTAAAGAGGGTGTAAAAACAGCTATTGTAGGAAAACCTAACGTAGGAAAATCTAGTTTATTAAACTCTATTTTAAGAGAGGAAAGAGCTATTGTAACACATATAGCTGGAACAACTAGAGACATAATTGAAGAGGTTATTAATTTAAATGGAATTCCTTTAGTATTGGTTGATACTGCAGGAATTAGAAAAACAGATGATTTAGTTGAAAATATAGGTGTAGAAAAATCTAAAGAATTAATAGATAAAGCAGATTTAGTACTTTTTGTTGTAGATAATTCGAGAGAATTAGATGAGGAAGATCTAAAAATTCATGAGAGAATTGATGCAGATAAAGTTATTGGACTAATTAATAAAACAGATGTTGATTCTAAGTTAGATATAACACCATTAACAAAAATAAAAAAATGGATAAAGATTTCTGCATTAGAAAAAATAGGAATAGATTCAATGGAGAAAGAAATATATAATTATGTTGTTTCTGGACAAGTTGAAGATAGTTCTCAAAAATTAGTGATTACTAATGTTAGACATAAATCAGCATTAGAAAAAACTAAACAAGCAGTAGAAAATATATTTGAAACAATAGATATGGGATTACCAATGGATTTAATAGCAGTAGATTTAAAAGAAGCATTAGATTCGTTGTCAGAAGTAACAGGAGAAATTAGTAATGAAGATCTTTTAGATCATATCTTTAGTAATTTCTGTGTAGGAAAATAA
- a CDS encoding type II secretion system protein: MKNKKNKGFSVIEIVLVLGVIGILSSFIVPKVRDYLAMAKDSKAINTLQSLRMANETYFLENGNYPKSDNDDLVAILESLNKYIGNDHLISNGQLDIGGSKNDQQDIKYGGKINVELDDIKGFKFVPIDGDYKYNTRGDEWSNL, from the coding sequence ATGAAAAATAAAAAAAATAAAGGATTTAGTGTTATAGAAATTGTTCTTGTTTTAGGAGTAATAGGAATTTTAAGCAGTTTTATAGTTCCAAAAGTAAGGGATTATTTGGCGATGGCAAAAGATTCAAAAGCTATAAATACTTTGCAAAGTTTAAGAATGGCAAATGAAACGTATTTTTTAGAAAATGGAAATTATCCAAAATCAGATAATGATGATTTAGTAGCTATATTAGAATCTTTAAATAAATATATTGGAAATGATCATTTAATTTCAAATGGACAATTAGATATTGGTGGAAGTAAAAATGATCAACAAGATATTAAGTATGGTGGGAAAATAAATGTGGAGTTAGATGATATTAAAGGATTTAAATTTGTACCAATAGATGGTGACTATAAATATAACACAAGGGGAGATGAATGGTCAAATTTATAA